The following are from one region of the Nocardia terpenica genome:
- a CDS encoding NAD-dependent epimerase/dehydratase family protein has product MGQGNVLVTGSSGVVGAAVADEMHRAGWQVRGWDMRPGPWTTHLGDLRDAQLRARAVAGADTVVHTAALHAPHVGAVPDAEFRAVNVEATAALLERAAECGVRRLVYTSTTSVYGHALVPDDRAVWVDESLEPRPRDIYDETKLAAEALVRAHRPPATIILRIARCFPEPPAIQAAHRLYRGVDVRDVAAAHRLAAENHEATGTFNIAGPLLFHLADTRRLWLDAPALLTHRSPETAALFHRHAWPIPARIDRVYDSGKARRELGYHPAYDVTSLAATA; this is encoded by the coding sequence ATGGGGCAGGGAAACGTGCTGGTGACCGGATCTTCCGGTGTGGTCGGGGCCGCCGTCGCGGACGAAATGCACAGGGCCGGATGGCAGGTGCGCGGCTGGGACATGCGCCCCGGGCCGTGGACGACCCACCTCGGCGATCTGCGGGACGCGCAGCTGCGGGCGCGCGCCGTCGCCGGAGCCGACACCGTGGTGCATACCGCCGCGCTGCACGCCCCGCACGTCGGCGCGGTTCCGGACGCGGAATTTCGTGCCGTGAACGTCGAGGCCACCGCCGCGCTGCTCGAGCGGGCGGCCGAATGCGGTGTGCGGCGACTGGTTTACACCAGTACCACCTCGGTGTACGGGCACGCCCTGGTGCCCGACGACCGCGCGGTATGGGTGGACGAATCGCTGGAGCCCCGGCCGCGCGACATCTACGACGAGACCAAGCTCGCCGCCGAAGCCCTCGTCCGCGCCCATCGCCCGCCCGCGACGATCATCCTGCGCATAGCCCGCTGCTTCCCCGAGCCCCCCGCGATCCAGGCCGCGCACCGACTCTACCGCGGGGTCGACGTCCGCGACGTGGCCGCCGCCCACCGGCTGGCCGCCGAAAACCACGAGGCGACCGGCACATTCAATATCGCCGGTCCACTGCTGTTCCACCTCGCCGACACCCGTCGGCTATGGCTGGACGCGCCCGCCCTGCTCACCCACCGATCCCCCGAAACGGCGGCCCTGTTCCACCGGCACGCCTGGCCGATACCGGCCAGAATCGACCGCGTCTACGACTCCGGCAAGGCACGCCGCGAACTGGGCTACCACCCCGCCTACGACGTAACGTCACTCGCCGCGACGGCGTAA
- a CDS encoding DUF1259 domain-containing protein, which yields MIGWKTRSTGTSRRRIAAVGAAVLLVAAVAACGSTAKNSSDHSAAAHRPVTTTDADWKPVTDALGRTGKFGDSNTVYRIPLVRNDLQVVTDGVPIRPGLSLGGYAAFAKYDDATILMGDLVVTEAELPKVTDALQAHGIAQTALHKHLLEQTPQVWWTHIHAMGDPAQLAAGLKATLDTTTLPPPAAPPAQQPPVDLDTAGIDAALGRKGTADGGLYKFNLARTDTIVDDGHVVPPTFGVTTTVNFQPLGDGRAAINGDVAMTGLEVQKVIQALRAGGIAIVTVHNHSLTDQPRLFYLHYWAVDNAVALAKALRGALDATSLQPAE from the coding sequence ATGATCGGCTGGAAAACACGCTCGACGGGCACCTCACGCCGCCGGATCGCCGCCGTCGGCGCGGCGGTGCTGCTGGTCGCGGCCGTGGCCGCCTGCGGCAGCACCGCCAAGAACAGCTCCGACCACTCCGCCGCGGCGCACCGGCCGGTGACCACCACCGATGCGGACTGGAAACCGGTCACCGACGCGCTCGGGCGCACCGGCAAGTTCGGCGATTCCAACACCGTGTACCGAATCCCGCTGGTACGCAACGATTTACAGGTAGTGACAGACGGTGTTCCGATCAGACCCGGGTTGTCGCTCGGCGGGTACGCGGCGTTCGCCAAATACGACGACGCCACCATACTGATGGGTGATCTGGTGGTCACCGAGGCCGAGCTGCCCAAGGTCACCGACGCGCTGCAGGCACACGGCATCGCCCAGACCGCGCTGCACAAGCACCTGCTCGAGCAGACCCCGCAGGTGTGGTGGACTCACATCCACGCCATGGGCGACCCCGCCCAGCTGGCCGCCGGACTGAAGGCGACCCTCGACACCACCACGCTCCCACCGCCCGCTGCGCCCCCGGCCCAGCAACCGCCGGTCGATCTGGACACCGCCGGTATCGATGCGGCCCTGGGCCGCAAGGGAACCGCCGACGGCGGCCTGTACAAATTCAACCTCGCCCGCACCGACACCATCGTCGACGACGGGCATGTCGTGCCGCCCACGTTCGGCGTCACCACCACGGTGAACTTCCAACCGCTTGGCGACGGCCGGGCCGCGATCAACGGCGATGTGGCCATGACCGGCCTCGAGGTCCAGAAGGTGATCCAAGCGCTACGAGCGGGCGGCATCGCGATCGTGACCGTCCACAATCACTCCCTGACCGACCAACCGCGCCTGTTCTACCTGCACTACTGGGCCGTCGACAACGCGGTGGCCCTCGCGAAGGCACTGCGCGGCGCGCTCGACGCGACCAGTTTGCAGCCCGCCGAGTAG
- a CDS encoding TIGR03854 family LLM class F420-dependent oxidoreductase, translating into MKVRFGVGLGESGPEELAGVVDTLEAAGVDSLWLSELVYSTLVDPVVGMAFALSRTRNLKVGTSVAILPGRHPVLVAKQLASLAALAPKRVLPVFGLQSARPGERDLFPVPQGQRGAVFDESLRLLRSVLAEDEVDFEGEFFTVEGASIEPRPARPLDIWLGGSAPAAFRRIGRFGDGWLGSFLTPAEAGRARRAIEAAAAEAGREIEPDHFGINLVVAQDGIPDDLAAVVRQRRPGLDPADVFAGSWPDLHRLLDGYLEAGLTKFIIRSTDQPFGEFVERFVAELMPRQN; encoded by the coding sequence ATGAAGGTTCGATTCGGGGTGGGGCTGGGGGAGAGCGGACCCGAGGAACTGGCGGGCGTGGTGGACACGCTGGAGGCCGCCGGAGTGGATTCGCTGTGGTTGTCGGAGTTGGTGTATTCGACGCTGGTCGATCCCGTGGTCGGAATGGCATTCGCCTTGTCGCGGACCAGGAATCTGAAGGTGGGGACGTCGGTGGCGATTCTGCCGGGACGACATCCGGTGCTGGTCGCCAAGCAGTTGGCCTCGCTCGCGGCATTGGCGCCCAAGCGGGTGTTGCCGGTGTTCGGGTTGCAGTCGGCGCGGCCCGGGGAGCGCGACCTGTTTCCGGTTCCGCAGGGGCAGCGGGGCGCGGTGTTCGATGAATCGCTGCGGCTGCTGCGGTCGGTGCTCGCGGAGGATGAAGTCGACTTCGAGGGTGAATTCTTTACCGTCGAGGGAGCGAGCATCGAGCCCCGGCCCGCCCGGCCCTTGGACATCTGGCTCGGCGGTTCCGCTCCCGCGGCGTTCCGGCGCATCGGCCGCTTCGGTGACGGCTGGCTGGGCAGCTTTCTGACACCCGCCGAGGCCGGGCGCGCCCGGCGGGCGATCGAGGCCGCGGCGGCCGAGGCGGGCCGGGAGATCGAGCCCGACCACTTCGGCATCAATCTGGTTGTCGCGCAAGACGGCATCCCCGACGACCTGGCCGCCGTCGTCAGGCAGCGCCGACCGGGCCTGGACCCCGCCGACGTCTTCGCGGGTAGCTGGCCCGACCTGCACCGCCTCCTCGACGGCTACCTCGAGGCCGGGCTCACCAAATTCATCATCCGCTCCACCGACCAACCCTTCGGCGAATTCGTCGAACGCTTTGTCGCGGAACTGATGCCACGCCAGAACTGA
- a CDS encoding lytic polysaccharide monooxygenase auxiliary activity family 9 protein gives MAAFVREGLDAAKFFPAMIGGLTDQFRPEDVPSADDPGRTPPRDGAVASTGQPNARILDEPGAARWRRHAVGSGDTITVRWSAVAPRKVRRFNFFCTHPDWDPEQPLSRLQLRTHSADEFTCTVYGGTAPQSPAILGYHDPACRPFHTEVTACRAYWDPDAAKPFQDGGMLPATDEQFSLPLPHRTGYHALLCTCEVADTGLAFYSVIDLDFG, from the coding sequence TTGGCCGCATTCGTTCGCGAGGGGCTCGATGCGGCGAAGTTCTTTCCCGCCATGATCGGCGGGCTCACCGATCAGTTCCGGCCGGAGGATGTGCCCAGCGCCGACGATCCGGGGCGGACACCGCCGCGGGACGGGGCGGTCGCGAGCACCGGGCAGCCGAACGCGCGCATCCTCGACGAGCCGGGGGCGGCGCGCTGGCGGCGGCATGCCGTCGGGTCGGGCGACACGATCACCGTCCGCTGGTCGGCGGTCGCGCCGCGAAAGGTGCGGCGCTTCAACTTCTTCTGCACCCATCCCGACTGGGACCCGGAGCAACCGCTGAGCCGCCTACAGCTTCGAACCCACTCCGCCGACGAGTTCACCTGCACCGTCTACGGCGGCACCGCCCCGCAATCCCCGGCCATCCTCGGCTACCACGACCCGGCCTGCCGCCCCTTCCACACCGAGGTCACCGCCTGCCGCGCCTACTGGGATCCCGACGCCGCCAAGCCTTTCCAGGACGGCGGCATGCTCCCCGCCACCGACGAACAGTTCAGCCTCCCGCTCCCCCACCGCACCGGCTACCACGCCCTGCTCTGCACGTGCGAGGTGGCCGACACCGGCCTGGCCTTCTATTCGGTGATCGACCTCGACTTCGGGTAG
- a CDS encoding AAA family ATPase, giving the protein MMLTLAVENYRSLRDLVMPLTRLNIVTGANGSGKSSLYRALRLLADAARNGAVGALAREGGLPSTLWAGPQAVTRPAGTGRITIGRSGEPVGLRLGFGGDDFGYAIDLGMPGDGDPEGMFGLDPEIKREVVWGGPVLRLSTVLVDRHNGVVTLGRGHRATRGYPIRLFDSMLTEFPDPQVAPELWRVREQLRSWRFYDHFRTDASAPARIPRIGTRTTVLGSDGGDLAAAIQTIREIGDRELLNMAVDNAFPGSRVDVTEYNGRFELRLHQPGLLRPLTAAELSDGTLRYLLLVAALLTPRPPELMVLNEPETSLHPDLLAPLGSLIATAAQHSQLIVVSHAHTLIAAAEAAAAELDIDTTAIELVKNDGETLIEGQKFLDRPPWFWPER; this is encoded by the coding sequence GTGATGTTGACCTTGGCGGTCGAGAACTACCGCTCGCTGCGTGACCTTGTCATGCCGTTGACCAGGTTGAACATCGTCACCGGGGCCAATGGCAGCGGCAAATCGAGTCTGTATCGGGCGCTGCGACTGCTGGCGGATGCCGCGCGCAACGGGGCGGTCGGGGCGCTGGCGCGGGAGGGCGGACTGCCGTCGACGCTGTGGGCGGGGCCGCAGGCGGTCACGCGCCCGGCCGGGACGGGGCGGATCACGATCGGGCGCTCGGGGGAGCCGGTGGGGCTGCGGCTGGGGTTCGGCGGTGACGACTTCGGGTACGCCATCGATCTCGGGATGCCCGGCGACGGCGACCCGGAGGGCATGTTCGGCCTGGATCCGGAGATCAAACGCGAGGTGGTGTGGGGTGGCCCGGTGCTGCGCCTGTCGACGGTCCTGGTCGACCGGCACAACGGGGTGGTCACCCTCGGCCGCGGCCATCGGGCGACCCGGGGTTACCCGATCCGCCTGTTCGACAGCATGCTCACCGAATTCCCCGATCCCCAGGTGGCACCGGAACTGTGGCGGGTCCGCGAGCAACTCCGGTCGTGGCGCTTCTACGACCACTTCCGCACCGACGCGAGCGCGCCCGCCCGCATACCGCGGATCGGCACGCGCACAACGGTTCTCGGCAGCGATGGCGGCGACCTGGCGGCGGCGATTCAGACCATCCGCGAGATCGGCGACCGCGAGCTGCTGAATATGGCCGTGGACAACGCCTTTCCCGGCAGCCGCGTCGACGTCACCGAATACAACGGCCGTTTCGAACTGCGACTGCATCAGCCGGGCCTGCTGCGCCCGCTCACCGCCGCCGAACTGTCCGACGGCACCCTGCGCTATCTGCTGCTGGTCGCCGCCCTGCTCACGCCGCGCCCGCCGGAGCTGATGGTGCTCAACGAGCCCGAGACCAGCCTGCACCCCGACCTGCTCGCCCCGCTCGGTTCGCTGATCGCCACCGCCGCCCAGCACAGCCAGCTCATCGTGGTCTCGCACGCGCACACCCTCATCGCCGCCGCCGAGGCCGCCGCCGCCGAACTCGATATCGACACCACCGCAATCGAATTGGTGAAGAACGACGGCGAGACCCTGATCGAGGGCCAGAAATTCCTCGATCGCCCGCCCTGGTTCTGGCCCGAGCGCTGA
- a CDS encoding ADP-ribosylglycohydrolase family protein: MHADLMFDSLDGLSVGDALGQEFPVLGRSIPQLRAGDLPPRRWRWRWTDDTEMACSVVTELCARGGIDQDRLAAAFAQRFDPSRDYGFMAADILRRIRTGAPWRDASGSAFDHQGSCGNGAAMRVAPLGACYAGDPERAAAEAIRSAQVTHLHPEGIVGAVAVALAAELAARARMTGTRPTPTEFLTAILDRLGDGETTRLIHHARTLLGAPADRAARELGNGSLVTAQNTVPFTLWVAATHLDDYPTAITTCLAADGDIDTTCAIAGGIVAAHTGTRSGPAAGVPPAWLAAREPLPGWLTRVRTEHKSAPGRVRRWLFGAPRG; encoded by the coding sequence ATGCACGCCGACTTGATGTTCGATTCGCTGGACGGGCTGTCCGTGGGGGACGCGCTGGGCCAGGAATTCCCCGTGCTGGGCCGCTCGATTCCCCAGCTCCGGGCGGGCGATCTCCCGCCCCGGCGGTGGCGGTGGCGGTGGACCGACGACACCGAGATGGCGTGCTCGGTGGTCACCGAGCTGTGCGCTCGCGGCGGCATCGACCAGGACCGGCTTGCCGCCGCGTTCGCGCAGCGTTTCGATCCGAGCCGCGACTACGGCTTCATGGCGGCCGACATCCTCCGCCGCATCCGCACCGGCGCGCCCTGGCGGGATGCCTCCGGTTCCGCCTTCGACCACCAGGGTTCCTGCGGCAACGGCGCGGCCATGCGGGTGGCACCCCTGGGCGCCTGCTACGCGGGTGATCCGGAAAGGGCTGCCGCCGAAGCGATCCGGTCGGCACAGGTGACACATCTGCATCCCGAGGGCATCGTCGGCGCGGTCGCGGTGGCGCTCGCCGCCGAACTGGCCGCCCGCGCCCGCATGACCGGAACCCGCCCCACCCCAACGGAATTCCTCACCGCCATCCTCGACCGGCTGGGCGACGGCGAGACGACCCGACTGATCCACCACGCCCGCACCCTGCTCGGAGCCCCCGCCGACCGGGCGGCCCGGGAACTCGGCAACGGCTCCCTCGTCACCGCCCAGAACACGGTGCCGTTCACATTGTGGGTCGCCGCAACACATCTGGACGACTACCCGACCGCCATCACCACATGCCTCGCGGCGGACGGAGATATCGACACCACCTGTGCCATCGCGGGCGGAATAGTCGCCGCCCACACCGGCACCCGCTCCGGCCCCGCCGCCGGGGTGCCACCCGCCTGGCTCGCCGCCCGAGAACCATTGCCGGGCTGGCTCACTCGGGTCCGAACCGAGCACAAGTCCGCGCCGGGCCGCGTACGACGATGGCTGTTCGGCGCGCCGCGAGGGTAG
- a CDS encoding response regulator transcription factor yields MKTKAGDAAMRILVVEDEPTMAELLRRSLIEEGYAVDITTDGADGYDAAAGRIYDAAVLDVMLPGMSGFELCERLRRAGIWVPVLMLTARGAITDRIHGLDGGADDYLTKPFHLDELFARLRAVIRRGPTPRPTVFMIGDLRIDTAARRCRRGDTEIELTGKEFALLEMFARQPGNVLSREVLTEHCWDFAYESRSNIIDVHIRALRDKIDRPFGVTSLETVRGSGYRLRTDGGRTS; encoded by the coding sequence ATGAAGACGAAGGCCGGTGATGCCGCGATGCGGATACTCGTGGTCGAAGACGAACCGACGATGGCGGAACTGCTACGCCGCAGCCTGATCGAGGAGGGCTACGCCGTCGACATCACGACGGACGGCGCGGACGGATACGATGCCGCCGCGGGGCGGATCTACGACGCTGCCGTACTCGACGTGATGCTGCCCGGGATGTCGGGATTCGAGCTGTGTGAGCGGCTGCGGCGGGCCGGGATCTGGGTGCCGGTACTCATGCTCACCGCCCGCGGCGCGATCACCGACCGGATCCACGGCCTCGACGGCGGGGCCGACGACTACCTGACCAAACCCTTCCATCTCGATGAGCTGTTCGCCCGCCTGCGCGCGGTCATCCGCCGCGGCCCGACCCCGCGGCCGACAGTGTTCATGATCGGCGACCTGCGCATCGACACCGCCGCCCGGCGCTGTCGGCGCGGCGACACCGAAATCGAGCTGACCGGCAAGGAATTCGCACTCCTCGAGATGTTCGCCCGCCAACCCGGCAACGTCCTGTCCCGCGAAGTCCTGACCGAGCACTGCTGGGACTTCGCCTACGAATCACGCTCCAACATCATCGACGTCCATATCCGCGCCCTGCGCGACAAGATCGACCGGCCGTTCGGGGTCACCTCCCTGGAAACGGTCCGCGGCAGCGGCTACCGGCTGCGCACCGACGGCGGCCGCACTTCATGA
- a CDS encoding ornithine cyclodeaminase family protein, whose product MTILLGHGDLTGLLSIDECLTALRDGFAALPVPVTAQRVRTDLPGPGTATALIPGLLDGIPAYTVKVNAKFPGSDPALRGVVCLHDLNTGALLAVLDSATITAWRTGLAAALGTDRLARHDISEVGVIGAGAQARLVVDGLSRLRGIGGLTVHDLDGAKAAALAGDSGRVAASPAEVAARCDLVVLATWARSPLLGRSDARPGMHLTSLGADEPGKAELDAELLRAAHVVVDDVEFASGAGALGAVGLGPEHAAATLGDILRGAAPARTAAEQITVYAPVGLPWQDLALSWLAYRRALRTGTGTAYDWLR is encoded by the coding sequence ATGACCATCCTTCTCGGCCACGGCGATCTGACCGGCCTGTTGTCGATCGACGAATGCCTGACCGCGCTGCGGGACGGCTTCGCGGCGCTTCCGGTTCCGGTTACGGCCCAGCGGGTCCGGACCGACCTGCCGGGGCCCGGGACCGCCACCGCGCTGATTCCCGGACTGCTCGACGGCATCCCCGCCTACACGGTGAAGGTGAATGCCAAGTTCCCCGGCTCCGATCCGGCGCTGCGCGGCGTGGTCTGCCTGCACGACCTGAACACCGGCGCATTGCTCGCGGTGCTGGATTCGGCGACGATCACGGCGTGGCGCACCGGATTGGCCGCCGCGCTGGGCACCGATCGGTTGGCGCGCCACGATATTTCCGAGGTCGGCGTGATCGGCGCGGGCGCGCAGGCCCGCCTGGTCGTCGACGGCCTGTCCCGGTTGCGCGGTATCGGCGGGCTCACCGTGCACGACCTGGACGGCGCGAAAGCCGCTGCCCTCGCCGGTGATTCGGGCCGGGTCGCGGCGAGCCCCGCCGAGGTGGCCGCGCGCTGCGACCTGGTCGTCCTCGCCACCTGGGCCCGCTCGCCCCTGCTCGGGAGGTCCGATGCCCGGCCCGGAATGCACCTCACCTCCCTCGGCGCGGACGAGCCCGGCAAGGCGGAGCTGGATGCCGAGTTGTTGCGCGCCGCCCATGTGGTGGTCGACGACGTCGAATTCGCCAGCGGCGCAGGGGCGCTCGGCGCGGTGGGGCTCGGGCCGGAGCATGCGGCGGCCACCCTCGGCGACATTCTCCGCGGCGCGGCCCCCGCCCGAACCGCCGCCGAGCAGATCACCGTGTACGCCCCGGTCGGGCTCCCGTGGCAGGATCTCGCCCTGTCCTGGCTGGCCTATCGCCGTGCGCTCCGCACGGGCACCGGAACGGCATACGACTGGTTGCGCTGA